The Pirellulales bacterium genome has a segment encoding these proteins:
- a CDS encoding serine/threonine-protein kinase, with amino-acid sequence MKIGMTCPPTEELRELIGGTLADQRQQECTEHMDSCPCCQSRLEQIATEGTNLSELVKHLPASAPMATSAYWPALQALGAKEQPAVAAPPVTRRDVSLTFLQPASDSVYLGRLAHFDVMRILGRGGMGLVLEAFDSRLHRNVALKVLDPDLAGDEIAKQRFCREARAAASITHENVVAVHQVEKAAEGSLPFLVMQVIAGESLEQRLARDKKLPFREIVRIGMQAAHGLAAAHEQGLIHRDIKPGNILLEAPHDRVKLTDFGLARAVEDVKLTSTGFVSGTPLYMAPEQAMGESADSRSDLFSLGAILYEMCAGQPPFPGNSALAILKQIVDTKHRPLRELNPSVPDWLAETIDWLLAKKPADRIQTAGQLAELLEFHWNMMRTTSEDVPTVCKIEARKRTVRNRWIAAGLGSAFLALGLIGGAFLANRREASTAASPTTAPVAVLSANAGSIWSVSFDRSGETVAMGVEDGLVRLWDLATQNIKETLNAHRGNAWVARFSPRDDLLATAGDDGLIKLWKPSQPEPLKIFKHPNGVRALGFAPDGQTFFAGDRDGGLRVWSRESDQAVVEAQQPGAVYAVAVSSDGETLATGGSDKVVRLWNAKSLGQRLPLEGHAGPIYGLSFDSTGTRLASVGWDKTVRIWDAKSGQLVKSWIGHDADIWAVVFAPKSMTLATGGLDGAVKLWNAETGELLTSYLDHKMGIQSLAFNDDGTLLASGGRDGAVRVWKVE; translated from the coding sequence ATGAAAATCGGCATGACTTGTCCCCCCACGGAAGAACTGCGCGAACTTATCGGCGGCACACTGGCCGACCAGCGCCAGCAAGAATGCACCGAGCATATGGACTCGTGCCCTTGCTGCCAGTCGAGACTAGAACAAATCGCCACCGAGGGGACCAACCTTTCGGAACTCGTTAAGCATTTGCCAGCCAGTGCGCCCATGGCGACTTCTGCCTATTGGCCAGCGTTACAGGCACTGGGGGCCAAAGAGCAGCCGGCGGTGGCCGCGCCCCCCGTTACCCGGCGCGACGTATCGTTGACGTTTCTGCAGCCGGCGTCCGACTCGGTCTATTTGGGACGACTGGCTCACTTCGACGTCATGCGTATTTTGGGACGCGGTGGGATGGGCCTGGTGTTGGAAGCGTTCGACTCGCGACTCCATCGCAACGTGGCGCTCAAGGTTCTCGATCCCGATCTGGCCGGCGATGAAATCGCCAAGCAGCGCTTCTGCCGCGAGGCCCGCGCCGCGGCCTCGATAACGCACGAAAACGTTGTCGCCGTACATCAGGTCGAGAAGGCTGCCGAGGGAAGTTTGCCATTCCTCGTTATGCAGGTCATCGCGGGCGAGTCACTGGAGCAACGGCTGGCACGCGACAAAAAGTTGCCGTTCCGCGAGATAGTTCGGATCGGCATGCAGGCCGCCCACGGTCTCGCCGCGGCACACGAACAGGGATTGATACACCGCGATATCAAGCCGGGCAACATCCTGCTGGAAGCGCCGCACGATCGAGTGAAGCTGACCGATTTCGGGCTGGCCCGCGCCGTCGAAGACGTGAAGCTGACCAGCACGGGCTTCGTGTCGGGGACACCACTCTACATGGCGCCCGAGCAAGCCATGGGCGAATCGGCCGATAGTCGCTCCGATCTTTTCAGCCTGGGGGCGATCCTCTACGAGATGTGCGCCGGCCAGCCCCCCTTCCCTGGCAACTCTGCGCTGGCCATTCTCAAACAGATCGTCGATACCAAGCATCGCCCGCTGCGCGAGTTGAATCCCTCGGTCCCGGACTGGCTGGCCGAGACGATCGATTGGCTGCTGGCGAAGAAGCCCGCCGATCGCATCCAGACGGCTGGCCAGCTGGCCGAGCTGCTGGAATTTCATTGGAATATGATGAGAACCACGTCGGAAGACGTGCCCACGGTTTGCAAAATCGAAGCCCGCAAACGGACCGTGCGAAATCGTTGGATCGCGGCGGGCCTGGGATCGGCCTTTCTGGCCCTCGGGCTCATTGGCGGCGCATTCCTGGCAAACCGCCGCGAGGCGAGCACGGCTGCATCTCCCACGACCGCGCCGGTGGCAGTCCTCAGCGCCAATGCCGGATCGATCTGGTCGGTCTCATTCGACCGGTCCGGAGAAACGGTAGCCATGGGTGTCGAAGATGGATTGGTGCGCCTGTGGGATTTAGCGACACAAAACATCAAAGAAACGCTGAACGCGCATCGCGGCAATGCCTGGGTTGCCCGGTTTTCGCCACGCGATGATCTACTGGCAACCGCCGGAGACGATGGCCTGATCAAGCTCTGGAAACCATCGCAGCCAGAGCCGCTTAAAATATTCAAACATCCCAATGGAGTGCGCGCTCTGGGGTTCGCGCCCGATGGCCAAACGTTCTTCGCCGGAGATCGCGACGGCGGGCTACGCGTCTGGTCACGAGAGTCCGATCAAGCCGTGGTCGAGGCGCAGCAGCCCGGGGCCGTTTACGCGGTGGCGGTCTCATCCGACGGCGAGACGTTGGCAACCGGAGGTAGCGACAAAGTGGTGCGCTTGTGGAATGCCAAATCACTCGGCCAACGCCTCCCGCTGGAAGGTCACGCCGGGCCGATCTATGGATTGTCGTTCGATTCCACCGGCACGCGCCTGGCCTCGGTCGGCTGGGATAAGACGGTGCGCATCTGGGACGCCAAGAGTGGCCAGCTCGTTAAATCCTGGATCGGTCACGATGCTGATATTTGGGCTGTCGTCTTTGCTCCCAAGAGCATGACGTTGGCCACCGGCGGACTGGACGGCGCCGTAAAACTATGGAACGCCGAGACGGGAGAACTGCTGACGAGCTATCTCGACCATAAGATGGGGATTCAATCCCTAGCCTTCAATGACGATGGCACGCTGCTGGCGTCTGGCGGACGCGATGGTGCCGTGAGGGTCTGGAAGGTCGAATAA
- a CDS encoding serpin family protein, protein MFAKEQRKRLSNIWGRSASRRPHRKQLSRPLRIESLESRDLLTVAPFVGPLRFGTAPPAGVSVLTPVTTTGNTNSAAPVLTSAQIADETAAGQSINALGLDLYNELQTTPGGSGNMLLSPLSISTALAMAYAGAQGETAAQMASVLHLSGSQADTAQEFGTLLADLNSAGQGQYALSVADALWGQQGLQFLTQFLDTMQTSYGGAFNQANFAGNPDAAIQTINNWVSQQTNGKIQNLFSDASINQFTKLVLANALYFQGGWSSGFNAAMTYSANFTLSSGEAEQVSTMHQTDSFKYMQSDGFQIVELPYASGRMVMDIMLPTTSGAAGLSVSQLPSDLNGWLAGLSRQDVAVSLPKFTLTSQFDLVPPLTTLGMIDPFQRNADFSGMTNPSLLNITAVVHKAFIDVGESGTEAAAATGVGLVHVTVVTMDPTIPIAFDADHPFLYMIRDTQSGSVLFMGQEADPLSNQGDPSAPAIVPPANTPQPEHAPPPVSSTHVWTGPLPFPSSGLSPSASPLSAEQALRSAAANGFSGSDNAAEALSWAAVPAQIASSTATPSVSSATAPLASFIGPSDQSHAAAVDQVMSGAADVDGDTVNQYARSAIASVARFATTTARRSS, encoded by the coding sequence ATGTTTGCGAAGGAGCAGCGCAAGCGACTGAGTAACATTTGGGGCCGATCCGCATCGCGTCGGCCCCATCGCAAGCAGCTGTCGCGGCCGCTACGGATCGAATCGCTCGAGTCGCGCGATCTGCTGACCGTGGCCCCCTTTGTCGGCCCGCTGCGGTTCGGTACGGCGCCACCTGCCGGAGTCTCCGTACTAACGCCCGTGACGACGACGGGCAATACCAACTCCGCCGCGCCGGTTCTTACCTCGGCGCAGATTGCCGACGAGACGGCAGCCGGTCAGTCGATCAATGCACTCGGACTCGATCTTTACAACGAGTTGCAGACAACGCCCGGCGGCAGCGGGAACATGCTCCTCTCGCCGCTGAGCATCTCGACTGCTTTGGCCATGGCCTATGCCGGCGCCCAAGGCGAGACCGCAGCGCAGATGGCCAGCGTGCTGCACCTAAGCGGGAGCCAGGCCGACACCGCCCAGGAGTTTGGCACCTTGCTGGCTGATTTGAATAGCGCCGGCCAAGGCCAATACGCGTTGTCGGTTGCCGACGCGCTGTGGGGTCAACAGGGGCTGCAATTCCTCACGCAGTTCCTTGACACCATGCAGACCTCCTACGGGGGCGCATTCAATCAGGCCAACTTCGCGGGCAATCCTGATGCGGCCATACAAACGATCAATAATTGGGTTTCCCAACAGACCAACGGCAAGATCCAAAATCTTTTCTCCGACGCCTCGATCAACCAGTTCACCAAGCTCGTGCTGGCCAATGCTCTGTACTTCCAGGGGGGATGGTCGAGCGGATTCAACGCGGCCATGACTTATAGCGCCAACTTTACGCTCAGCTCAGGGGAGGCAGAGCAAGTTTCGACCATGCATCAGACCGACTCGTTCAAGTACATGCAGAGTGACGGATTTCAAATCGTCGAACTACCCTACGCCAGTGGACGGATGGTCATGGACATCATGCTCCCCACCACTAGCGGAGCAGCCGGCTTGAGTGTCAGCCAACTCCCTAGCGACCTCAACGGTTGGCTAGCGGGCCTCAGCCGGCAGGACGTGGCCGTTTCACTCCCCAAATTCACGCTCACCTCCCAATTCGACCTGGTCCCGCCCTTGACGACATTGGGAATGATCGATCCATTCCAACGCAACGCGGATTTCTCGGGCATGACTAACCCGAGTTTGTTGAACATCACGGCCGTCGTACACAAAGCATTTATCGATGTTGGCGAGTCAGGCACCGAGGCCGCGGCCGCCACCGGAGTGGGATTGGTTCACGTCACGGTGGTTACAATGGATCCCACGATACCTATAGCATTCGATGCCGATCATCCGTTTTTGTACATGATCCGCGACACGCAATCCGGCAGCGTGCTATTCATGGGACAAGAAGCTGATCCGCTCAGCAATCAGGGGGATCCGTCGGCCCCGGCCATCGTTCCGCCTGCCAACACACCGCAACCAGAACACGCGCCCCCGCCGGTCTCTAGCACCCACGTGTGGACGGGGCCATTACCCTTTCCTAGCTCCGGTTTAAGTCCGTCTGCCAGCCCCCTGTCGGCTGAACAGGCATTGCGTTCTGCTGCTGCGAACGGGTTTTCGGGAAGCGATAACGCTGCCGAAGCGCTGTCGTGGGCCGCAGTGCCCGCACAAATAGCTTCTTCGACCGCGACACCGTCTGTGTCGAGCGCCACGGCTCCGCTGGCAAGTTTTATCGGCCCATCGGATCAGAGCCATGCCGCAGCGGTTGATCAGGTGATGTCTGGCGCGGCGGACGTCGACGGAGATACTGTCAATCAATACGCTCGATCGGCAATCGCCTCAGTCGCCCGGTTTGCGACCACGACTGCACGGCGCAGCAGCTAA
- a CDS encoding DUF1549 and DUF1553 domain-containing protein has protein sequence MREEHISRPVCRGGTALVVAAFCLAQCSWLSHSVAAESAPAAVSWSEASALTATIDAELASRWSLQNIVPAAPAGDAEFLRRIYLDVAGRIPSVSEVRDFLEDQSADRRERLVDRLLDGPAFTNHFARTWRAALIPEADANIQLRFSSPSVEGWFRGQLREGQGYDEITRQLLTTPVTQGGRPIGPFERRTASPVGFYFAKEGKPENLAATTARTFLGVRLECAQCHDHPFAHWKREQFWQLASFFAGIERQQKDADYSPLNDDGVRHELRIPDTERDVTAAFLDGSAPTWGEGATARGKLAEWVTSRENRYFSRALANRMWAHFFGIGLVDPVDDLDENNPPSHPALLDVLAERFAGHGFRIEYLIRAITLSRAYQFSSSVSDDSQRDPRRFAVMPVRGLSGDQLFDSLSVAVGYLDQNLQNGQEGLVNGSPRSMFVDLFNNQRDKPIDYDTSIIQAMAIMNGPFVAEATKVKGSAMLAAIAQFPGFDAAQRLETMYLASLSRLPRPDEVERLTKYVAEGGPRHNTEQALGDVYWALLNSSEFLFNH, from the coding sequence ATGCGCGAGGAGCATATTTCTCGGCCAGTGTGCCGTGGGGGCACGGCCTTGGTCGTGGCGGCTTTTTGCCTCGCGCAATGCTCGTGGCTTTCACACAGCGTCGCGGCGGAATCGGCGCCGGCAGCCGTCTCGTGGAGCGAGGCTAGCGCCCTCACGGCGACGATCGATGCGGAACTGGCCTCGCGCTGGAGCTTGCAAAACATCGTGCCGGCGGCTCCGGCCGGTGACGCCGAATTTCTTCGTCGAATATATTTGGACGTGGCTGGCCGCATCCCTTCGGTTTCCGAGGTCCGCGACTTCTTGGAAGACCAGTCGGCCGATCGGCGCGAACGGCTGGTCGATCGTTTGCTCGACGGCCCCGCGTTTACGAATCACTTTGCCCGCACGTGGCGCGCCGCGCTGATTCCGGAAGCGGATGCCAACATCCAACTGCGCTTTTCGTCACCATCGGTCGAGGGCTGGTTCCGCGGACAGCTGCGCGAGGGGCAAGGTTATGACGAGATCACGCGTCAGCTTCTGACGACACCCGTCACACAAGGGGGCCGACCGATTGGCCCGTTTGAACGGCGTACAGCCAGTCCTGTGGGATTTTACTTTGCCAAAGAGGGCAAGCCGGAGAATCTGGCCGCGACGACCGCGCGGACGTTTCTGGGGGTGCGGTTGGAGTGCGCGCAATGTCATGATCATCCGTTTGCCCATTGGAAGCGCGAACAGTTTTGGCAACTGGCCAGTTTTTTTGCCGGCATCGAGCGACAGCAAAAAGACGCCGACTATTCTCCGCTTAACGACGATGGGGTCCGTCACGAGCTGCGCATTCCGGATACCGAACGTGATGTGACGGCCGCGTTTCTCGACGGCTCGGCACCTACCTGGGGCGAAGGAGCGACGGCCCGCGGCAAGCTGGCCGAATGGGTCACCAGCCGTGAGAACCGGTATTTCAGCCGTGCGCTGGCCAATCGGATGTGGGCGCACTTTTTTGGCATCGGCCTGGTCGACCCTGTGGACGACCTCGACGAAAACAACCCTCCCAGCCATCCGGCATTGCTGGACGTCTTGGCCGAACGATTCGCCGGTCATGGATTTCGCATTGAGTATCTGATTCGCGCTATCACGCTCAGCCGTGCCTATCAATTCAGCAGCAGCGTAAGCGACGACAGCCAGCGCGACCCGCGCCGGTTTGCTGTGATGCCGGTGCGCGGTCTTTCGGGCGATCAGCTTTTCGACAGCCTGTCCGTGGCTGTCGGTTATCTGGACCAAAATTTACAGAACGGCCAGGAAGGGCTTGTGAACGGATCACCCCGCAGCATGTTCGTCGACTTGTTCAATAACCAACGCGATAAGCCGATCGACTACGACACCTCGATCATTCAGGCCATGGCGATCATGAATGGGCCGTTTGTCGCCGAGGCTACTAAAGTTAAGGGGAGCGCTATGCTCGCCGCCATTGCGCAATTTCCAGGGTTCGACGCCGCGCAGCGTTTGGAAACGATGTACCTGGCAAGCCTCTCACGGCTGCCCCGGCCAGACGAGGTCGAGCGCCTGACAAAGTACGTCGCCGAGGGGGGGCCGCGCCACAATACCGAGCAAGCGCTGGGGGACGTGTACTGGGCACTGCTGAACTCCAGTGAGTTTTTGTTCAACCATTAG
- a CDS encoding sigma-70 family RNA polymerase sigma factor yields MAVSDRSAAQLLKSAKDAGPGALGSLLELYRNYLRILARSQLTPELLPRATPSDVVQDTFLEAYRDFVQFRGTTLAEFVAWLRKILVRNIARLVEHHLAAQKRDVRREVSLDAIARAFDQSSCRLEQVFGAAVPAQIDRAESSERAATVADHLAKLPSQYRDVLVLRHLEELSFEEVAQRLGRTAAATRMLWVRAIDRLRQSLTDEGLS; encoded by the coding sequence ATGGCCGTATCAGATCGTTCGGCGGCGCAACTCTTGAAGTCGGCAAAAGATGCCGGTCCCGGGGCGCTCGGTTCCCTGCTGGAGCTGTACCGCAACTACTTGCGCATTCTTGCCCGTTCGCAGTTGACGCCCGAGTTGTTGCCGCGTGCGACGCCGTCCGACGTCGTGCAAGACACATTTCTCGAAGCCTATCGCGACTTTGTCCAATTCCGCGGAACGACTCTGGCGGAATTTGTCGCCTGGTTGCGCAAAATCCTGGTCCGCAATATCGCCCGGCTTGTCGAACACCATCTGGCCGCACAAAAGCGGGATGTGCGCAGAGAGGTTTCGCTGGATGCCATCGCCCGGGCCTTCGATCAATCGTCCTGCCGGCTAGAGCAGGTGTTCGGCGCCGCCGTCCCTGCGCAGATCGATCGAGCCGAGTCGTCAGAACGGGCGGCAACCGTGGCCGACCATTTGGCAAAGCTACCGTCGCAATACCGCGACGTTCTGGTGCTGCGCCACTTGGAAGAGCTCTCTTTCGAGGAGGTTGCACAGCGCTTGGGGCGAACGGCCGCCGCCACCAGAATGCTGTGGGTCAGGGCCATTGACCGACTACGACAATCACTGACCGACGAGGGTTTATCGTGA
- a CDS encoding protein kinase: MNTDRMSQASLMLEADGEIGPDLAERLESYLSGLEQGLRPDREAFLAQHPQHAAHLAPYLPWVEMLCQAQPLGDDTTANPPMPSRLGDFRIICEIGRGGMGVVYEAEQLSLRRRVALKVLPFASMLDERQLARFKNEGLAAAQLQHPHIVPVFAVGCERGLHFYVMQLIEGQTLEQLIHNRATPGGPAQRNDGTFTRASAEIPVGFPALAADCHKLVQWIVQAADALDHAHEQGIVHRDIKPSNLMICGEGELWVTDFGLARTARDNVKTASGELLGTLRYMSPEQLRSKPGIVDHRTDIYSLGLTLYELIAGRPGFDGQSHQELIRQIEQDELPSLARCDARVPRDLDSIIAMATAKAPDGRYASARDLADDLRAFLDGRPTIARPATLIDQCDKWIRRHARLVAAAGVALLLIMICTAVSAALVWRAQTATQRALMLASDNHERAAEHLQDARHAVDEVFTGIAADLTNIPGAERVRHRLLTQALSYYRKFVAQPSSDATVRAETASAYYRSGQINEQLGDDEAACAAYGAAKQLWLALQTEKDGEDQSQPLSLCENNLGLIYLRAGRIREAESHLRAAVQLHSQLVKRQPENAAGQRSLALSYANLGAALGLGGQLVAAREHLQRAIDMQLSAGVASPQQRGDLAATYNQLGYVCSQASGADAKTAYRQAAVAFEQLADEEPQVLRWQSEWATTFNNLAALATRDGRLDEATAAYQRAIDLQKQLAERAPQVVAFLRDLGVSQNNFGYLLAQRECHDAAIEQFDSARANLTRLASAHSKSPEYASRLGAICNNLGLACESRRAFDRAQAAYREAINWQSKALDLSPHWQQAQSYLEAHEANLQRVVKASEQSDSASPHSGRAAQILEQSKSLEQSLDQPTAAASRLADMTIDTALPLLPRVLSDEVPRVVRPRVAE; the protein is encoded by the coding sequence GTGAACACCGATCGAATGTCGCAGGCGAGTCTGATGTTGGAGGCCGATGGCGAAATTGGTCCCGACCTGGCGGAACGACTCGAATCGTACTTGTCGGGACTTGAACAGGGACTGCGTCCCGACCGCGAGGCGTTCCTGGCCCAGCATCCGCAACACGCGGCACACCTCGCGCCTTATCTGCCCTGGGTTGAAATGTTGTGCCAGGCCCAGCCGCTCGGCGACGACACGACGGCCAATCCCCCCATGCCCAGCCGGCTGGGCGACTTTCGCATCATTTGCGAGATCGGCCGCGGCGGGATGGGCGTCGTTTACGAAGCCGAGCAGCTTTCGCTGCGGCGCCGGGTGGCGCTGAAAGTCCTGCCGTTTGCCTCGATGCTCGACGAGCGCCAATTGGCGCGCTTCAAAAACGAGGGGCTCGCCGCCGCGCAATTGCAGCATCCCCATATCGTGCCCGTCTTTGCCGTGGGCTGCGAGCGCGGCCTGCACTTCTACGTGATGCAATTGATCGAGGGACAGACCCTCGAGCAGTTGATTCATAATCGTGCGACGCCAGGCGGCCCTGCGCAGAGGAACGACGGGACGTTCACTCGCGCCTCGGCGGAAATCCCCGTCGGCTTCCCGGCGCTCGCTGCGGATTGCCATAAGCTGGTGCAGTGGATTGTGCAAGCCGCCGATGCGTTGGATCACGCGCACGAACAGGGCATCGTCCACCGCGACATCAAACCCTCGAACCTTATGATCTGCGGCGAAGGAGAGCTGTGGGTCACAGACTTTGGCCTGGCACGCACCGCACGAGATAACGTAAAGACGGCCAGCGGCGAGTTGCTGGGAACGCTTCGCTACATGAGCCCGGAACAGCTGCGCAGCAAGCCGGGCATTGTCGACCATCGCACGGATATCTACTCGCTCGGCCTCACGCTGTACGAGTTGATTGCGGGTCGCCCGGGTTTTGACGGGCAGTCGCACCAGGAATTGATTCGCCAGATTGAGCAGGACGAGCTGCCATCGCTCGCGCGTTGCGACGCGCGCGTGCCACGCGATTTAGACAGCATCATTGCCATGGCGACAGCGAAAGCGCCGGACGGACGATACGCCTCGGCCCGCGACCTGGCAGATGATTTGCGGGCGTTTCTGGATGGCCGCCCCACCATTGCCCGACCAGCCACCCTGATCGACCAGTGCGACAAGTGGATCCGCCGACATGCCCGCCTGGTGGCGGCGGCCGGCGTTGCCCTATTGCTGATCATGATCTGCACCGCGGTCAGCGCCGCCTTGGTGTGGCGGGCGCAAACAGCGACGCAGCGCGCGCTCATGTTGGCGAGCGACAATCACGAGCGCGCGGCGGAGCACTTGCAAGATGCCCGGCACGCCGTTGACGAGGTTTTTACCGGCATCGCGGCGGATCTCACCAACATTCCCGGTGCCGAACGCGTGCGCCACCGGCTATTGACCCAGGCTCTCTCGTACTATCGGAAGTTCGTCGCGCAGCCGTCGTCTGATGCGACCGTGCGCGCTGAGACAGCTTCGGCCTATTATCGGTCCGGGCAGATTAACGAGCAGCTTGGCGATGACGAAGCGGCGTGCGCAGCATACGGCGCGGCAAAACAACTCTGGTTAGCTCTGCAAACGGAAAAGGACGGCGAAGATCAATCGCAGCCGCTTAGCCTGTGCGAGAACAATCTGGGGCTGATTTACCTGCGCGCCGGTAGAATCCGTGAGGCAGAGTCTCATTTGCGTGCGGCGGTCCAACTGCACAGCCAACTGGTAAAGCGCCAGCCGGAGAATGCCGCAGGGCAGCGGTCGCTGGCGCTGAGTTATGCCAATCTCGGCGCGGCGCTAGGGCTAGGGGGGCAGTTGGTCGCGGCCCGCGAACACCTGCAACGGGCCATTGATATGCAGTTAAGCGCGGGCGTCGCGTCTCCGCAGCAGCGCGGCGATCTGGCCGCCACGTACAATCAACTCGGATACGTGTGCAGCCAGGCATCCGGGGCCGACGCCAAGACGGCCTATCGTCAGGCAGCCGTCGCATTCGAACAACTGGCTGATGAAGAGCCGCAAGTCTTGCGGTGGCAGTCAGAATGGGCCACCACGTTCAACAATCTTGCGGCGCTGGCAACGAGGGACGGACGCCTCGACGAGGCCACGGCCGCCTACCAGCGCGCCATCGACCTGCAGAAGCAACTTGCCGAGCGGGCGCCTCAAGTCGTTGCCTTTCTACGCGACCTCGGCGTATCGCAAAATAACTTCGGCTATTTGCTCGCGCAACGCGAGTGCCACGATGCCGCCATCGAACAGTTCGACAGCGCGCGAGCTAACCTCACGCGCCTCGCCAGCGCGCACTCGAAGTCGCCTGAATATGCCAGCCGTCTGGGCGCGATCTGCAACAATCTTGGCCTGGCTTGCGAAAGCCGACGCGCGTTCGATCGCGCGCAGGCCGCCTACCGCGAAGCTATCAATTGGCAGAGCAAGGCGCTTGATCTATCGCCCCACTGGCAGCAAGCGCAGTCGTACCTCGAGGCGCACGAGGCCAACCTGCAACGAGTGGTCAAGGCCAGTGAGCAGAGCGATAGCGCCAGCCCCCATAGCGGCCGCGCAGCCCAGATTCTGGAGCAATCGAAATCCCTGGAGCAATCTCTGGACCAACCAACCGCAGCCGCCAGCCGGCTTGCTGATATGACGATCGATACGGCATTGCCTTTGCTGCCGCGCGTTCTGTCGGACGAGGTACCGCGCGTCGTGCGTCCTCGAGTAGCCGAGTAG
- a CDS encoding antibiotic biosynthesis monooxygenase, which produces MITVGMNYHVIAGKQQDFEDKFSAVIAALRAAAGHTSSTLWKDVADDASYLITSEWSDEQAFQDFIRSQAFKDVTTWGKEQILSGRPQHKIYKH; this is translated from the coding sequence ATGATTACCGTTGGCATGAACTACCACGTTATCGCCGGCAAGCAACAGGATTTCGAGGACAAGTTCAGCGCCGTCATTGCGGCACTGCGTGCTGCCGCGGGGCATACGAGCTCGACGCTTTGGAAGGACGTAGCCGACGACGCTTCGTACCTCATCACCAGTGAATGGTCTGACGAGCAAGCTTTTCAGGACTTCATCCGCAGCCAGGCTTTCAAAGACGTGACGACCTGGGGCAAAGAACAAATCCTATCGGGCCGCCCCCAGCACAAGATCTATAAGCACTAA
- a CDS encoding DUF1501 domain-containing protein has translation MANERINMSGFPQREGLSRREWLRNSLAGALGVSASGWFEALAARAATDTRRKRSCILLWMPGGPSQTDTFDPKPGHENGGPFKAIQTAVPGMSICEHFPRLARLAENLTLVRSMSTKEGDHSRATYLLRTGYVPGGPVAYPALGTLLGKTLGDETAELPNCISIGAMPFLSPAAFGPGFLGPRHAALMVGGGQVMVGQPGNNSYEQQLKVPNLAPPAGIEPSQATARLELLADLERDFAQTHPAHAPQSHVAAYRQADRLMRSASTAAFELGREPAYLRDAYGRNTFGQGCLLARRLIERGVPFVEVSLNGVQNSNAFGWDTHQNNFDALKAMLPVLDNGWSSLLEDLKMRGLLDSTLVVWMGEFGRTPKINTNQGRDHFATAWSTVVSGGGIAGGHVIGRTTDDGMQVADRPVTVPDLLGTIVLALGLDPLEQNMSNVGRPIRLVDPNAKPLHECLV, from the coding sequence ATGGCGAACGAACGAATCAATATGTCAGGGTTCCCGCAACGCGAAGGACTATCGCGCCGCGAATGGCTGCGCAACTCGCTGGCCGGCGCCTTGGGCGTTTCGGCCAGCGGATGGTTCGAGGCTCTAGCCGCGAGGGCCGCCACGGACACCCGCCGCAAACGATCGTGCATTTTGTTGTGGATGCCGGGCGGGCCAAGCCAGACAGACACCTTCGATCCCAAGCCGGGGCATGAAAATGGTGGTCCGTTCAAGGCCATCCAGACGGCCGTGCCAGGCATGTCGATTTGTGAGCATTTCCCGCGGTTGGCGCGGCTGGCGGAAAACCTGACATTGGTGCGCTCGATGAGCACGAAGGAAGGGGACCATTCGCGCGCCACGTACCTACTGCGTACCGGCTACGTTCCCGGCGGTCCCGTCGCTTATCCGGCGTTGGGGACTTTGCTAGGCAAAACGCTGGGTGATGAAACAGCCGAGTTGCCGAATTGCATCTCGATCGGCGCCATGCCGTTTCTCAGCCCGGCCGCCTTTGGACCGGGCTTTCTCGGTCCGCGGCACGCGGCGCTGATGGTGGGCGGCGGCCAGGTGATGGTTGGGCAGCCTGGCAATAATAGTTATGAACAGCAGCTCAAGGTTCCTAACCTCGCGCCTCCCGCCGGCATTGAGCCGTCGCAGGCCACGGCACGGTTGGAGTTGCTGGCAGACCTGGAGCGCGATTTTGCCCAGACGCATCCTGCGCATGCGCCCCAAAGCCATGTGGCCGCCTATCGGCAGGCCGATCGCCTGATGCGGTCGGCATCTACCGCGGCCTTTGAGCTGGGTCGCGAGCCTGCCTACCTGCGCGACGCCTACGGCCGCAACACTTTTGGGCAAGGCTGTCTGCTGGCCCGTCGTCTGATCGAGCGCGGCGTGCCGTTTGTCGAAGTGTCGCTCAATGGCGTGCAAAACTCGAACGCCTTCGGCTGGGACACGCATCAGAACAATTTCGACGCGCTGAAGGCGATGCTCCCCGTGCTCGATAACGGCTGGTCGTCATTGCTCGAAGATCTAAAAATGCGCGGCCTGCTCGATTCGACGCTGGTGGTCTGGATGGGAGAATTCGGCCGCACGCCCAAGATCAACACCAACCAAGGACGCGATCACTTCGCGACGGCCTGGTCGACAGTTGTGTCCGGTGGAGGGATAGCTGGCGGCCACGTCATAGGCCGCACCACTGACGACGGGATGCAAGTCGCGGACAGACCGGTGACCGTGCCCGACCTGCTCGGCACCATCGTGCTGGCCCTGGGACTGGACCCGCTGGAACAGAATATGTCGAACGTCGGGCGGCCGATCCGCCTGGTCGATCCGAACGCCAAACCGCTGCACGAGTGCCTGGTATGA